CGACGAGTAGAAGATGCCCGAGGGCAGCACGGCCACCGGCATGCCGTAGTTCTTGCCGTCGACCTCGAAGGCGGGCAGGGAGAGCTCGAGCGCGCTCTTGGCGCCGTCGCTGATGCCGTCGGTCAGGTCCATGACCTGTCCGGCCTTGACGATGTCCGCGAGCTTGCCGCCACCGCGTGCCATGAAGACGTCCGGGGCGTCTCCGGCGTTCAGGGCGGTCTGCAGCTTGCCGTCCATCTCCTCGTTCGGCACCGACTGGATCTCGACCGTGACGCCCGGGTTCTCCTCCGCGAATGCGGCGGCGGTGTCCTCCCAGTAGGCCTTGCCGGCACCGGTGGTCGAGTTGTGCCAGAAGGTGAGGGTGACCGATCCCTCACCCGAGTCTCCGCCGGATCCTCCGCTACAGCCGGAGAGCGCGAGCCCACCGACAGCCAGGAGGGCCAATCCGGCCAGGTATTTGCTGTTTCTCATGTGATTCCAACCTGCTCTCTTCATCGAGGCGCATCCTTCGTCGAGATGCTCGTGGTGGGGGCACGGTCCGAAGGCGGCTCCGCCCCGTCTCGCCGACCCGGAGGTCGTGTGCCCGGCCCCGGACTCGTCCGAGGCGTGCCCAGTGTGACAAGAGCCGTGGGGAACCGTCAAACGTTTTCGAAATCATTTTCCATGGGGCTAGGCTGACGTGCCATGTCCACCCGAGTGACGATCCACGATGTAGCGGCCGCGTCCGGGGTGTCCGTCGCGACCGTCTCGAAAGCCGTGAACGGGCGGTACGGCGTGGCACCGGAGACCGCCGCGCGCGTGCTCGAGGCGGTGGAGGCGCTCGGTTACGAATCCAGCCTCGTCGCGAGCAGCATGCGCTCCCGGCGCACCGGCGTGATCGGCGTGCTCCTCGCGGACTTCGAGCCCTTCAGCGCGGAGATCCTGAAGGGGGTGAGCGCGGGACTCCAGGAGTCCCGGTACGACCTGCTGGCCTACAGCGGGTCACGCCAGGGCGACGGCGAGGGCTGGGAGCGGCGCTCGCTCAGTCGGCTGAGCGGGACGCTGATCGACGGCGCGATCCTGGTCACCCCGACCGTCGTGAATGCCGCCGCCGACGTGCCGATCGTCGCGGTCGACCCGCACACCGGCCGCGCGGAGCTGCCCACGGTCGAGGCGGACAGCAGGGGCGGTGCGCGTGAGGCCGTCGACTACCTCGTCGCGCTGGGTCATCGCCGGATCGCTTTCGTGGCGGGTCGCCCCGACCTGAAATCCTCCCGGTTGCGCGATGCCGGATACCGGGAGTCGCTCGCCGTGGCGGGGATCCCCTTCGATCCGAGTCTCACCCGGGTCGGCTTCTACGCGGCCGACACCGCGCGGGAGGCCGCGCGCACCCTCCTGACCCAGCCCGATCCTCCGACCGCCGTCTTCGCCGCCAACGACCTGTCCGCGATCGCCATCATCGAGGTCGCGCAGGCGCTCGGGCT
The sequence above is a segment of the Microbacterium caowuchunii genome. Coding sequences within it:
- a CDS encoding LacI family DNA-binding transcriptional regulator, which encodes MSTRVTIHDVAAASGVSVATVSKAVNGRYGVAPETAARVLEAVEALGYESSLVASSMRSRRTGVIGVLLADFEPFSAEILKGVSAGLQESRYDLLAYSGSRQGDGEGWERRSLSRLSGTLIDGAILVTPTVVNAAADVPIVAVDPHTGRAELPTVEADSRGGAREAVDYLVALGHRRIAFVAGRPDLKSSRLRDAGYRESLAVAGIPFDPSLTRVGFYAADTAREAARTLLTQPDPPTAVFAANDLSAIAIIEVAQALGLDVPADLSVVGFDDVPEASRQALPLTTVRQPMQRIGQTAAGMLTALMAGETLSATHVLLPTRLVPRATTAPPR